A single region of the Lycium barbarum isolate Lr01 chromosome 2, ASM1917538v2, whole genome shotgun sequence genome encodes:
- the LOC132627530 gene encoding uncharacterized protein LOC132627530: MADHPYVTRSKTSSLPERSWVVQGNEITMSDPAASIPTGVENIVISSDPPETSEHGTAIQRDEHIARLTQEIENLRGELNRVRDLTNLFITLQNSPSEPSNTAPEPPRFPSLEFPVPEHFPPQNNAPTNNNLPPIIPANPQNPSSAYTPPLSQSPTYTNYTLPQSQPPTYTSYTPPQNQPPTYTTYATHNPPPVNPPSQSPVHTPSVPLPTNTNPLPTTIHLNPPNQPPINTTYNTPPPVQNTPIAQTYPTQHIHGAHFATPNAQYVPPVYATETQAFTNPVTVRFQPEVDQYEEMEKDAKAGADNMLLKEIHSLKEAMRNLQVARGTKSVEYEDLCVQPDVDLPVGYKPPKFDTFNGTGDPHTHLRAYCDKLVGVGRDQSIRMKLFIRSLSGEALTWYTQQNVRKWRGWSDMAQDFMDRFSFNTDITPDRVYMTKLTRKSTETFREYALRWRSEAARVQPPMNDREMTATFIECQAGIFYEKMIGMMGQKFTEVVRMGEALEEGIKSGKIQDLIALQAMNKAIQSGSINGIKKKKEDVTAVMNAQGHEPSQAIPYFNHPQQTFYPYHYPESYQAPVPPYPVYNTQANYYQPRAPPHQNPRPYQPNQAPTYQNRPHTIPRARPNPDTKNTRNYTQIAEPLAQLFERMKAAGIIQPIEGKIPEPIPKWFDGSKRCAYHSGVVRHATEDCYGLKNKIEALIKEGVIQLAEAKPNVVNNPLPAHGDAKI; this comes from the coding sequence atggctgaccatccttacgttacaaggtcaaagacgtcatcgttacctgaacgtagttgggttgttcaaggaaacgAAATTAccatgtctgatccggccgcatctattccaactggtgtagaaaatatcgtgatctcaagcgatccgcccgagacttccgaacacggaactgctattcaacgagatgaacatatcgcccgcctgactcaagaaatcgagaatctacgtggagaactaaatcgggttagggacttgaccaatttattcatcacactccaaaattcaccttctgaacctagcaatactgcacccgaaccacctcgtttcccatcactcgaattcccagttcctgagcattttcctccccaaaacaatgcacctaccaacaacaacttacctccgatcatccctgcaaatccacaaaatccatcatccgcctatactcccccGCTAAGTCAAtcacccacttacactaactatactctcccacaaagtcaaccacccacttacactagctatactcctccacaaaatcaaccacccacctacactacctatgctactcataatccaccacccgtcaacccaccaagtcaatcgccaGTTCACACTCCCTCTGtccctttacccaccaacaccaatccactacccacaaccattcatctaaacccaccaaatcaaccacctataaacactacttataacacaccaccacCGGTCCAGAACACCCCCAtcgcccaaacttatccaacccagcatatacacggggcacactttgccacccctaatgcacaatatgttcctccagtatacgccacagaaacacaagcctttaccaatccagtaacggtcaggttccaacccgaagtagatcagtacgaagaaatggaaaaggatgcaaaggcaggggcagataacatgttgctaaaagagatccacagtctcaaagaagcaatgagaaaccttcaagttgctaggggaactaagagtgtagaatatgaagatctctgtgttcaacctgacgtcgatttacccgtaggctacaaaccgccgaaatttgatacattcaatggaacaggcgaccctcatacacacttaagggcttattgtgacaaactggttggagtgggcagagaccagagcataaggatgaagctcttcataagaagcttatctggcgaagcacttacttggtatacacaacagaatgtccgtaaatggcgtggttggagtgacatggcgcaagactttatggacaggtttagttttaacaccgatatcacaccagatagagtttacatgactaagttaaccaggaagtcaactgagacgttccgcgaatatgcgctacgttggaggtcagaagcggccagggttcaacctccgatgaatgatagggaaatgactgctaccttcattgaatgtcaggctggcatattttacgagaaaatgataggtatgatgggacaaaaattcacagaagttgttcgaatgggagaagccttggaagaaggaatcaaatcggggaaaattcaggatcttattgctttacaagcaatgaacaaagctatacaatctggttctatcaacgggattaaaaagaagaaggaagatgtcactgcagtcatgaacgctcaaggacatgagccgagccaagccattccatactttaaccacccacaacaaactttctacccttaccactaccctgaatcCTACCAAGCTCCAgtacctccttaccccgtttacaacacccaagcaaactactaccaaccccgagcgcctccgcatcaaaacccacgcccgtatcaacccaaccaagcaccaacttaccaaaatcgaccacatactatacctagagcccgtccaaaccctgacaccaaaaacacccgtaattacactcagatcgctgaacccttggctcaattgttcgaaagaatgaaagcagcaggtataatacaaccgattgaagggaaaattcccgaacctatcccaaaatggtttgatggttccaaacgctgtgcataccactctggagttgttaggcacgccactgaagattgctatgggcttaaaaacaaaatcgaagccttgattaaagaaggagtaatccagctcgctgaagctaagcccaatgtggtcaacaatcctttgcctgctcacggagaTGCCAAGATTTGA